The genomic DNA GCGGGTCTCGTTCGCTTTCAGCGACGAATTCGGCTACCTCACCGCTTGTCCAACAAATGTCGGAACAGGCATGCGAGTGAGCGTCATGTTGCATTTGCCTGCCTTGGTGTTGACCAAAGAGATTCAAAAAGTCTTTCAGGCGATGCACAAGATGAACCTGGCTGTGCGTGGTTTGTATGGTGAAGGCTCGCAAGCGCTGGGAGACTTTTATCAAATCTCGAATCAGGTCACACTGGGCCGCTCCGAGGAACAGATTATCCAGAATGTGAAACGGGTCATCCCGGATATTCTGGCCTATGAACGACGTGCTCGAATCGCATTGGTCAATGCCGATCGTCAGCGATTGCATGATCAGGTCGCCCGCGCCTATGGCGTTCTCAGTAGTGCTCGACAAATCTCTTCTGAGGAAACAATGGAAAAGCTTTCCAGCTTGCGAATGGGGATCACCTTGGGGCTTCTGGACAACTTGGAAATGTCGACTGTCAACGAGTTGTTCATGCACATTCAACCAGCTCATCTGCAAAAGAATCGAGGGGAACTCCTGGAATCTTCCGAGCGGAATGTTGTGCGAGCAGCTTACTTGCGGTCACGCTTGGCTGATCCTCCACAAAATTGACATCCCTGCTGACTTTGAGAACTTTGCATCTTCGTCGTACTCCTCGGTGAGCGATTGCATATAATTTCGTCGAGTGTTGATCGAAGAAGCCGTTCTTTCTTTAGACAGAAGTTATTTCGTCATGAATACCCTTGGACACGCAGCAACCACTAATAATCTGGATGAGATTCTAACCCGCCTCAAGGAGGGGGGAATGGTGATTGTTGTCGATGCGCAAGAGAGAGAGAACGAAGGGGACCTTCTGTGTGCGGCAGAGTTTATGACACCCGAAAAA from Thalassoglobus polymorphus includes the following:
- a CDS encoding protein arginine kinase, with the translated sequence MDLDDLKGTSGEWLRGTGPESDIVISSRIRLARNVADFPFPTRTEEATQREIEHLLKDHIERLDSGPGLSYINIEDASPLDRTFLVERQLVSREHSEGTGARGACISPKETVSLMINEEDHLRMQVLRSGYALDHAWSELNELDDRLEERVSFAFSDEFGYLTACPTNVGTGMRVSVMLHLPALVLTKEIQKVFQAMHKMNLAVRGLYGEGSQALGDFYQISNQVTLGRSEEQIIQNVKRVIPDILAYERRARIALVNADRQRLHDQVARAYGVLSSARQISSEETMEKLSSLRMGITLGLLDNLEMSTVNELFMHIQPAHLQKNRGELLESSERNVVRAAYLRSRLADPPQN